A single region of the Actinoplanes sp. SE50/110 genome encodes:
- a CDS encoding coenzyme F420-0:L-glutamate ligase, producing MRLEVLPVEGIGDVTAGDDLAELITRAAPWLADGDVLVVTSKIVSKAEGRLVEVPADEPERDEARARVLVAETARVVARRGPTTIVQTHHGFVMAAAGIDASNVDKTHLVLLPADPDASARRLRADLAARGLDVAVVISDTMGRAWRNGLTDVALGAAGIEALLDHRGEIDPYGNELNLTQMAVVDELSAAAELVKGKCDQVPVAVVRGYPIRPDTTGAGASVLIRDGESDMFRLGTAEARAEGLRAAALIADGAGPEPGPEPLARVLELVGAVVTPGIGIVGGTRSLRLTPAGPAPADLLRLGADAHRIRAAFAAEGLTTRAEFDDDGVTINFGES from the coding sequence ATGAGGCTGGAGGTGCTGCCGGTCGAGGGGATCGGCGACGTCACCGCCGGCGACGACCTGGCCGAGCTGATCACCCGGGCGGCACCCTGGCTGGCCGACGGCGACGTGCTGGTGGTGACCAGCAAGATCGTGTCGAAGGCGGAGGGCCGGCTGGTCGAGGTGCCGGCCGACGAGCCGGAGCGGGACGAGGCGCGGGCCCGGGTGCTGGTGGCGGAGACCGCCCGGGTGGTGGCCCGTCGCGGGCCGACCACCATCGTGCAGACGCATCACGGGTTCGTGATGGCCGCGGCCGGCATCGACGCGTCGAACGTGGACAAGACGCACCTGGTGCTGCTGCCGGCCGACCCGGACGCGTCGGCCCGCCGGTTGCGCGCCGATCTCGCCGCGCGGGGGCTGGACGTGGCGGTGGTCATCTCGGACACGATGGGCCGGGCGTGGCGCAACGGGCTCACCGACGTGGCGCTGGGTGCCGCCGGGATCGAGGCGCTTCTCGACCATCGGGGCGAGATCGACCCGTACGGCAATGAGTTGAACTTGACGCAGATGGCCGTCGTCGACGAGCTGTCGGCCGCGGCGGAGCTGGTCAAGGGCAAGTGTGACCAGGTGCCGGTGGCGGTGGTGCGCGGCTATCCGATCCGGCCGGACACGACCGGCGCCGGAGCCTCGGTGCTGATCCGCGACGGCGAGAGCGACATGTTCCGGCTGGGCACCGCGGAGGCCCGGGCGGAGGGGCTGCGGGCGGCCGCGCTGATCGCCGACGGCGCCGGCCCGGAGCCCGGCCCGGAGCCGCTCGCGCGGGTACTGGAGCTGGTCGGCGCCGTGGTGACGCCCGGCATCGGGATCGTCGGTGGGACGCGGTCGCTGCGACTCACCCCGGCCGGTCCGGCGCCGGCCGATCTGCTGCGCCTCGGCGCCGACGCCCACCGGATCCGCGCGGCCTTCGCCGCCGAGGGCCTGACCACCCGCGCCGAGTTCGACGACGACGGTGTGACGATCAACTTCGGAGAATCATGA
- the cofD gene encoding 2-phospho-L-lactate transferase: MRIVVLTGGIGGARFLVGVRQHARAIGAEVTAVVNVGDDVRMHGLQICPDLDSVMYTLGGAADPERGWGRVGESWVVKEELAKYGVEPSWFGLGDKDTATHLVRTTMLTAGYPLSQVTAALCERWQPGITMLPATDDRLETHVVVDVDGERKAIHFQEWWVRYRGAVPTHRFIFVGAEKARPAAGVLDAIGAADVILIAPSNPVVSIAPILAVPELREAVIGAAAPVVGVSPIIGGSPVRGMADRCLATLEVEVSAAGVGRMYGPRAEGGLLDGWLVDTSDAGVEIPGVVTRAVPLWMKDETLTAQMVADALELAR, encoded by the coding sequence ATGCGGATCGTGGTCCTCACCGGGGGTATCGGCGGCGCCCGGTTCCTCGTCGGCGTGCGTCAGCACGCCCGTGCCATCGGCGCCGAGGTCACAGCGGTGGTCAACGTCGGCGACGACGTCCGGATGCACGGGCTGCAGATCTGCCCGGATCTGGACAGCGTGATGTACACGCTGGGCGGGGCGGCCGACCCGGAGCGCGGCTGGGGCCGGGTCGGCGAGAGCTGGGTCGTCAAGGAGGAACTGGCGAAATACGGCGTCGAGCCGTCCTGGTTCGGCCTCGGCGACAAAGACACCGCCACCCACCTGGTGCGCACCACGATGCTGACCGCCGGATACCCGCTCTCCCAGGTCACCGCCGCGTTGTGTGAGCGCTGGCAGCCCGGGATCACGATGCTGCCGGCCACCGACGACCGGCTGGAGACGCACGTGGTCGTCGATGTCGACGGCGAGCGCAAGGCGATCCACTTCCAGGAGTGGTGGGTGCGCTACCGCGGGGCGGTGCCGACCCACCGGTTCATCTTCGTCGGCGCGGAGAAGGCGAGGCCGGCGGCCGGGGTGCTGGACGCGATCGGCGCGGCCGATGTGATCCTGATCGCCCCGAGCAACCCGGTGGTCAGCATCGCGCCGATCCTGGCCGTGCCGGAGCTGCGCGAGGCGGTGATCGGCGCGGCGGCGCCGGTGGTCGGGGTCTCACCGATCATCGGAGGTTCACCCGTCCGGGGTATGGCCGACAGGTGCCTGGCCACCCTGGAGGTGGAGGTGAGCGCGGCCGGCGTCGGCCGGATGTACGGGCCGCGCGCCGAGGGCGGGCTGCTCGACGGCTGGCTGGTCGACACCTCGGACGCGGGCGTCGAGATCCCCGGCGTGGTGACCCGCGCGGTGCCGCTGTGGATGAAGGACGAGACCCTCACCGCGCAGATGGTCGCGGACGCGCTGGAGCTGGCCCGATGA
- a CDS encoding NUDIX hydrolase, with product MSLYEDAVRVLTGWPATSDVAEVNRKRTLGLLADGPVAMTRAHRAGHVTASALIVDDAGRVLLCLHGRLGLWMQLGGHCEDGDATLAAAALREATEESGIDGLLLDPEPIDIDIHEVRCGATDGAPAEASIHYDVRFLLRAPAGAVERISAESSDLAWFAPDALPSPLASGVVQQIGPAQARLG from the coding sequence ATGAGTTTGTACGAGGATGCCGTCCGCGTCCTGACCGGCTGGCCGGCCACCTCCGACGTGGCCGAGGTGAACCGCAAGCGCACCCTCGGCCTGCTCGCCGACGGTCCGGTGGCGATGACCCGGGCGCACCGGGCCGGGCACGTCACAGCCAGCGCGCTGATCGTCGACGACGCCGGCCGGGTGCTGCTCTGCCTGCACGGCCGGCTCGGGCTGTGGATGCAGCTCGGCGGGCACTGCGAGGACGGCGACGCGACCCTGGCGGCCGCGGCACTGCGCGAGGCGACCGAGGAGTCCGGCATCGACGGCCTGCTCCTCGACCCGGAGCCGATCGACATCGACATCCACGAGGTGCGCTGCGGCGCGACGGACGGCGCTCCGGCCGAGGCTTCGATCCATTACGACGTACGTTTTCTGCTGCGCGCGCCGGCCGGAGCCGTGGAGCGGATCAGCGCGGAGTCGTCCGACCTGGCCTGGTTCGCGCCGGACGCGCTGCCCAGCCCGCTCGCCTCGGGCGTCGTCCAGCAGATCGGTCCGGCGCAGGCCCGGCTGGGCTGA